In one Chitinophaga sancti genomic region, the following are encoded:
- a CDS encoding HNH endonuclease has protein sequence MRPLNKTSPTTSNSNYQRKFLNDLESVTDTELYFKLDYVLQEPFANRDISRLDYLLDFFQAGTTIPIPNGEKNDHVPGNNYLVATLASKNLLINTEVTLNSKVLLIEKHQGNRAYYCRLLIKWSDVVNLLLLDEGVTRWKKEPKLNPSLPKKIAKWDGLKRYLIEPLKDKVSIFYKNAKEDLIRTYGLYCAYCDTIITDGGLLDIEHKLPKSLFPDLQADWNNFVISCKVCNSSHKQTTPNLLFGRQRILYGKVDNADITNWTFKFRVSLVPQKTLASFMRSLEGLTDSLNDLTYVYFPEHNMLQIIGNFSADDKTILRNCFKSRKFEQLIDSIGVGIVAIDADFLPVPQEIDDFINTNSSKYSYDEKNGILTIKGSFTNDDSEEWAKLFEKVEDKETIESFEKLSKTINSLKKLDNDNDFSLLDSGRLIVIKQSGEELDFSYENIKKQAKEWNLWPDDGRNTLFSIQYNCTGTVLNTNKDPSADKWWVDKIADYDNYVVLQQKDKNLERLVVAAKFVSANSPTDLKLDFGTESIMNIVGLNTTKNDLVDGRILNRTKTWMIAQRQFNLLSTEIAQRTARQRLHAYFNLPANQPKNPFTDNDATNKKIWQDNWDALKDTLDDRSTVMESLLWNNMIEMAYSSGFFSVWINVFKTLDTTEGKPTALKFVEKLNERILDSSFDPHFYRSTNTTFVNDYIIG, from the coding sequence ATGAGACCATTAAATAAGACATCGCCCACAACAAGCAATTCCAATTACCAGCGAAAGTTCTTAAACGACCTTGAATCGGTCACAGACACTGAGCTTTATTTTAAACTGGACTATGTCCTCCAGGAGCCCTTTGCAAATAGGGATATATCTCGGTTAGATTATCTGCTTGATTTTTTTCAGGCAGGTACGACGATACCAATCCCAAACGGTGAAAAAAATGATCATGTGCCAGGGAATAATTATTTAGTTGCAACCCTTGCATCAAAAAATTTATTGATAAATACGGAAGTTACATTAAATAGCAAGGTCCTTTTGATTGAAAAACATCAGGGAAACAGGGCCTACTATTGTAGGCTGTTGATTAAATGGAGCGATGTCGTAAATTTGCTCTTGCTTGATGAAGGTGTTACCAGGTGGAAAAAAGAGCCAAAGCTGAACCCCTCATTGCCGAAAAAAATTGCTAAATGGGATGGGCTTAAGAGGTATTTAATCGAGCCACTTAAAGACAAGGTCTCCATTTTTTATAAGAATGCGAAAGAAGATTTGATCCGTACTTACGGGTTGTATTGTGCTTATTGTGATACCATTATAACTGATGGGGGCTTGTTGGATATTGAGCATAAATTACCTAAATCTTTGTTCCCTGACTTACAGGCTGATTGGAATAATTTTGTGATTTCATGTAAGGTTTGTAATTCTTCTCATAAACAGACTACTCCAAATTTGCTGTTTGGCCGGCAAAGAATATTGTATGGAAAAGTTGATAATGCGGACATCACTAATTGGACTTTTAAGTTCAGGGTGTCTCTTGTTCCCCAAAAGACTTTGGCGTCATTTATGAGAAGTCTGGAGGGTTTGACGGATTCATTGAATGATTTAACCTATGTATATTTCCCAGAGCATAACATGTTGCAAATAATTGGCAATTTTTCTGCAGATGATAAAACGATATTGAGAAATTGTTTTAAATCAAGAAAATTCGAACAATTAATAGATAGCATAGGGGTTGGTATTGTAGCTATTGACGCTGATTTCCTGCCAGTACCCCAGGAAATCGATGATTTTATTAATACGAATTCATCAAAATACAGTTATGATGAGAAGAATGGGATACTTACCATTAAAGGTAGTTTCACAAACGACGATAGCGAGGAATGGGCTAAATTATTTGAGAAAGTCGAAGATAAAGAAACAATAGAATCATTTGAAAAGTTATCTAAAACAATCAATTCTCTTAAAAAGCTTGATAATGATAATGATTTCTCTTTATTGGATTCAGGGCGTCTTATAGTAATTAAACAATCAGGTGAAGAGCTGGATTTTAGTTACGAAAATATAAAGAAACAGGCGAAAGAATGGAATCTTTGGCCTGATGATGGACGAAACACCCTATTTTCAATTCAATATAACTGTACGGGAACGGTCTTGAATACTAATAAGGATCCTTCCGCTGATAAATGGTGGGTAGATAAAATAGCGGATTATGATAACTATGTAGTGCTTCAGCAAAAAGATAAAAATCTGGAACGACTGGTTGTAGCGGCCAAATTTGTTTCTGCCAATTCTCCGACAGATCTCAAACTCGACTTCGGTACCGAAAGTATAATGAATATAGTAGGTTTAAATACTACAAAGAATGACCTGGTTGATGGGAGAATACTTAATAGAACCAAGACATGGATGATCGCCCAAAGACAATTTAATTTGTTATCTACAGAAATTGCGCAACGGACTGCGCGACAGCGTTTACATGCCTATTTCAATTTGCCTGCTAATCAACCTAAAAATCCCTTTACAGATAATGATGCGACGAATAAAAAAATATGGCAGGACAATTGGGACGCGTTAAAAGATACCCTGGATGACAGAAGCACTGTTATGGAATCATTGCTATGGAATAACATGATTGAAATGGCCTATTCATCTGGTTTTTTTTCGGTTTGGATCAATGTATTTAAAACTTTAGATACTACTGAGGGTAAACCAACCGCATTGAAATTTGTAGAAAAATTAAATGAGAGGATATTGGACAGCTCATTTGATCCTCATTTTTACCGTTCTACCAATACAACTTTTGTTAACGATTATATTATTGGCTAA
- a CDS encoding alkaline phosphatase family protein — MQNIPNNVPNGLDRIKRVVVLMFENRSFDHLFGAFPGVRGLFSQGQLNQDYYNLPNPLLPPSPSNTPVYPTPIDPDIPQAHDFTHDFGDGMMPDLFGPVFTVTGDPALPSNPLAVFTSGYAKGQLIGATSTPPPLTYPATNSGFYTTYNSCNQQGQAAMTYFENGSLKVLHKLASEFVLCDNWHCDMPGHTLPNRAFIHCGTTNAVSIDDTDGGMVNATSIFDVIDSCKPSANIDWKMYAPVDDCNNLGQLDTRFLNEGLSNYQGFPLTEFAKDCKNGALPFYSFIMCWLPGADAWTDTSMHPNALMQPGENLLAAVYNTLRNSPCWEDTLLVVTFDENGGIYDHVFPPSAKPPTCGAQPLTQYTQGCCGNQWTLNSTFDFSLLGLRVPAILVSPWLSKGIDSTQYQNTSVLRFLIDKLNAAYKANVGYLTQRDATAPQLNCAFSQFGVKTMREDCPVWMEPYATLPTTDPNTQSNAIPFASGTLSPWSPPLNMNAAPPVPYINELLNIYLNSLPGHPDSGKNITRAFVDNNSVNEYIEERLQAAGQKASGKS, encoded by the coding sequence ATGCAAAACATACCCAATAATGTACCCAATGGGTTAGACCGTATCAAACGCGTGGTGGTATTAATGTTTGAGAACCGCTCATTCGACCACTTATTCGGCGCCTTTCCAGGTGTTAGGGGCCTTTTCTCGCAAGGGCAGCTCAACCAGGATTATTATAATCTTCCCAATCCCCTGTTGCCGCCCAGCCCCTCCAATACCCCGGTTTATCCCACTCCCATTGACCCGGACATACCACAGGCGCATGACTTCACGCACGATTTCGGAGATGGCATGATGCCTGACTTGTTCGGGCCGGTATTTACCGTTACAGGCGACCCGGCACTACCATCCAATCCACTGGCAGTATTTACTTCGGGCTATGCAAAGGGACAGCTGATCGGTGCCACCAGTACACCACCGCCATTAACCTATCCCGCTACAAATTCGGGCTTTTATACAACCTATAACAGTTGTAATCAACAGGGGCAGGCTGCTATGACCTATTTTGAAAATGGAAGTCTGAAGGTGTTGCACAAACTGGCCAGCGAATTCGTGCTGTGCGATAACTGGCATTGCGATATGCCGGGGCATACCCTGCCCAATCGCGCTTTCATTCACTGCGGCACCACCAATGCAGTAAGCATAGACGATACAGACGGCGGCATGGTCAATGCCACTTCTATATTTGATGTAATTGATAGTTGTAAACCGAGCGCTAATATCGATTGGAAGATGTATGCGCCGGTAGATGATTGTAATAATCTTGGCCAGCTTGATACCCGTTTTTTGAATGAAGGCCTGTCCAATTACCAGGGATTTCCACTTACTGAATTTGCCAAAGACTGTAAAAATGGGGCTCTTCCATTTTATAGTTTTATCATGTGTTGGCTGCCAGGCGCTGATGCATGGACAGATACCAGTATGCATCCTAATGCACTCATGCAACCCGGCGAAAATCTATTGGCAGCGGTATATAATACCTTACGTAACAGCCCATGCTGGGAAGATACCTTGCTGGTGGTGACCTTCGATGAAAATGGGGGTATTTACGATCATGTGTTTCCCCCCTCTGCAAAGCCCCCCACCTGTGGCGCACAGCCGCTTACACAATATACCCAGGGTTGTTGTGGGAACCAATGGACACTCAACTCCACATTCGACTTCTCCCTCCTGGGCCTCCGGGTGCCTGCCATACTGGTGTCTCCCTGGCTTTCTAAAGGCATCGACAGCACACAATACCAAAATACATCCGTGCTTCGTTTCCTTATCGATAAATTGAATGCAGCATATAAAGCAAACGTGGGTTATCTTACCCAGCGCGATGCCACTGCGCCGCAGCTGAATTGCGCTTTCAGCCAATTCGGGGTAAAGACAATGCGAGAAGATTGCCCTGTGTGGATGGAACCTTATGCAACATTGCCTACTACAGATCCAAACACCCAAAGCAATGCCATTCCATTCGCAAGCGGCACCCTCAGCCCCTGGTCGCCACCATTGAATATGAATGCCGCGCCACCTGTTCCTTACATCAATGAGCTATTGAATATTTACCTGAATAGTTTGCCCGGGCACCCCGACAGCGGTAAGAACATAACCCGTGCATTTGTCGATAATAATAGCGTGAACGAATATATCGAAGAACGTTTGCAGGCAGCTGGTCAAAAAGCGTCAGGGAAGTCATAG
- a CDS encoding beta-1,3-glucanase family protein, producing MKSKTIIITYFLFALLLSLFGCKPPTCYFSLKNVDSTVSKDSIFVCIVGLNPADSLHYSYLDFETGQLRKFTGYKSNVTSMPLSQLPDSIPVPAIQSARLYVAVGKDFDSTEFAAGSGPSMSQVKNGGANNIFDFIEFDTHAEGSYNINSTNVDMYAITYTMQLTDQNGQQVTRGLTGNRQTMYNAFKSIPASDTTAWYSQLFVTDKQGNYLRFLAPQQTAYADFSDTGAARQMDNYFNHYLKNEVFSPGRKFLFYDKLYPSSINVDTGSVNKSGDTLTVKTSNGNTFSIGLPVNPGINLAENWHNVAGQASTIDWGFVIWGNALVSTLPGAWASDSAQNALLSLTISICRGVASLNKPDDWIHSSNYFGAAPGGFTEYYGKIIHQYAFDGLAYAYSYDDVYSKNSSVYFNKGTNIHINFTSIGSVNSSHP from the coding sequence ATGAAAAGTAAAACTATAATCATAACGTACTTTTTATTCGCTTTGCTGTTGTCATTATTCGGCTGCAAGCCTCCTACCTGCTATTTTTCTTTAAAGAACGTAGACAGCACCGTAAGTAAAGATTCCATATTCGTGTGCATAGTAGGGCTAAACCCGGCTGACAGTTTACACTACAGTTACCTGGATTTTGAAACCGGGCAATTGAGAAAATTCACAGGGTACAAATCGAATGTTACTTCCATGCCTTTGTCGCAACTGCCAGACAGTATTCCTGTGCCGGCCATACAAAGTGCGAGATTATACGTTGCAGTGGGAAAGGATTTCGACAGCACTGAATTTGCTGCCGGTTCCGGTCCTTCAATGAGCCAGGTTAAGAATGGTGGGGCAAATAACATATTCGATTTTATTGAGTTTGACACCCATGCGGAGGGCAGCTACAATATAAATTCTACCAATGTAGATATGTACGCTATTACCTATACAATGCAGTTAACAGACCAGAACGGGCAACAGGTTACCAGGGGGCTTACAGGCAACCGGCAGACCATGTATAATGCGTTTAAGAGCATTCCTGCATCAGATACCACGGCATGGTATAGTCAACTTTTTGTAACAGACAAACAGGGAAATTATTTACGTTTTTTAGCACCGCAACAAACTGCTTATGCTGATTTTTCCGACACCGGCGCCGCCCGGCAAATGGATAATTATTTTAACCATTACCTGAAGAACGAAGTATTCAGCCCCGGCCGCAAGTTTCTTTTTTACGATAAGCTGTACCCCAGCTCCATCAACGTTGATACCGGAAGTGTAAACAAATCCGGGGATACCCTTACTGTAAAAACATCGAATGGAAATACCTTCTCTATTGGGTTGCCTGTCAACCCAGGCATCAACCTGGCTGAGAACTGGCATAATGTTGCCGGGCAGGCAAGCACTATTGACTGGGGCTTTGTTATATGGGGCAATGCTCTTGTGAGTACATTACCAGGTGCCTGGGCAAGCGATTCGGCACAAAACGCCCTCTTGTCTCTGACGATTTCCATCTGCCGTGGGGTAGCCAGCCTCAATAAGCCCGACGACTGGATCCATTCTTCCAATTATTTTGGTGCAGCACCCGGTGGTTTTACCGAGTATTATGGTAAAATAATTCATCAATATGCATTTGATGGCCTGGCATATGCGTATTCCTATGATGATGTTTATTCAAAAAATTCATCTGTCTATTTTAACAAAGGAACCAACATACACATTAATTTTACATCAATAGGCAGCGTAAACAGTAGTCATCCATGA
- a CDS encoding sensor histidine kinase, with the protein MEAAKNMSIANLLVPFSIVLFIIAIGVILLYHSFQKKLYINELENAANKARHQEDLLENAVMVQETERKRIASDLHDELGAIISIMKMNLLFIMQKEKKGKEEPDPATLETLQNLTRLAETGLNTVRNLSHQLMPPQLAAFGLIRTLNSFADSINGAGLTKIVIDVPDELPEIEWMTTLGLYRILMELLTNTLKHAQASLVTIDISISNKNELLISYADNGIGLPTVGNLKAGMGLKNIEARVNVLKGTYNISSPPGARGFQSAITIPL; encoded by the coding sequence ATGGAAGCAGCTAAAAACATGTCCATAGCGAACCTGCTGGTTCCATTTTCAATTGTCCTGTTCATCATTGCAATAGGGGTTATTTTGCTGTACCACAGTTTTCAAAAAAAACTGTACATCAATGAACTGGAGAATGCAGCTAACAAAGCAAGGCACCAGGAAGACTTGCTTGAAAACGCTGTAATGGTACAGGAAACCGAAAGAAAACGGATTGCATCCGATTTGCACGATGAACTGGGTGCTATTATTTCCATCATGAAAATGAACCTGCTGTTCATTATGCAAAAGGAGAAAAAAGGTAAAGAAGAGCCGGACCCGGCCACCCTGGAAACATTACAAAACCTAACCAGGCTGGCCGAAACCGGTCTCAATACAGTAAGAAACCTCAGTCACCAACTGATGCCACCCCAGCTGGCAGCATTTGGATTGATAAGAACCCTGAACTCGTTTGCCGATAGCATAAATGGAGCGGGCCTAACAAAAATTGTTATTGACGTACCGGATGAATTGCCTGAAATAGAATGGATGACCACCCTGGGCTTGTACCGTATCCTAATGGAGTTACTTACCAATACCCTTAAACATGCCCAGGCCAGCCTGGTTACCATTGATATAAGTATCAGTAACAAGAACGAGCTGCTGATCTCGTATGCCGATAACGGGATAGGTTTGCCCACCGTTGGAAACCTAAAGGCCGGTATGGGATTAAAAAATATAGAAGCCCGTGTAAATGTGTTAAAAGGCACCTACAATATATCAAGTCCTCCGGGAGCAAGAGGCTTCCAGTCAGCTATTACCATTCCCCTATAA
- a CDS encoding response regulator transcription factor — protein sequence MEEKIKLGIVEDQFLFREGLKALLKNWPGFEVIFESADGFSVINRLQQQADIPDVMLVDLSLPPNDRKEFSGAHLTQALQEHFPTVKILILTVHKDEDFIVELIKNGAHGYLVKDSDPEEVHEAILSVHNKGSYINTRALLALQNSMAKKALRPKKLLVNISAREQQILQLTCQQYTAEEIARELFISVKTVNGHRNNLLLKTSSKNVAGLVVFAIKNDIVKLK from the coding sequence ATGGAAGAGAAAATAAAATTAGGAATTGTAGAAGATCAATTCCTGTTCAGAGAAGGGCTCAAAGCCCTGCTGAAAAACTGGCCCGGCTTTGAGGTGATATTTGAAAGCGCCGATGGCTTTTCGGTGATCAACAGGCTTCAACAGCAGGCCGACATTCCCGATGTAATGCTGGTAGACTTATCACTACCACCCAATGACAGGAAAGAATTTTCCGGGGCGCATCTTACCCAGGCCCTGCAGGAACATTTTCCTACAGTGAAAATACTGATACTGACCGTGCACAAAGACGAGGATTTTATAGTTGAATTGATTAAAAACGGTGCACATGGTTACCTGGTGAAAGATTCAGATCCCGAAGAGGTGCATGAGGCCATCCTGTCTGTGCATAACAAAGGATCGTATATCAATACCAGGGCATTACTTGCCTTGCAAAACAGTATGGCGAAAAAAGCCCTGCGACCCAAAAAACTACTGGTAAATATTTCGGCACGTGAACAGCAAATATTGCAGCTCACCTGCCAGCAATATACCGCAGAAGAAATAGCCAGGGAGCTTTTCATAAGCGTGAAAACTGTCAATGGCCATCGGAATAACCTGCTGTTGAAAACCAGTTCGAAAAACGTGGCTGGCCTGGTAGTATTTGCAATAAAAAATGATATCGTAAAATTAAAATAA
- a CDS encoding energy transducer TonB: protein MLVSILSLGLLLGVTGGDTTKPFVFSHADVPPSFPDLDRYIDAHLLYPPGFSEICWEGRVWVFFTIAADGCTADEYTDPKHSPTGTAGKAIVQAAIKFIQQMPAWKPGELEGKPVRTIVCMPLKFGVRE from the coding sequence ATGTTAGTTTCCATTTTATCACTTGGACTGTTGTTGGGCGTAACTGGCGGGGATACAACAAAGCCTTTTGTTTTTTCTCATGCGGATGTACCACCTTCGTTTCCTGATCTTGACAGGTATATTGATGCTCATTTACTATATCCTCCCGGTTTTAGCGAGATTTGTTGGGAAGGAAGAGTGTGGGTGTTTTTTACGATAGCAGCGGATGGTTGTACCGCGGATGAGTATACAGATCCCAAACACAGTCCAACAGGTACAGCAGGTAAAGCGATTGTGCAAGCGGCTATTAAATTTATTCAACAGATGCCGGCTTGGAAACCCGGGGAGCTGGAAGGAAAGCCGGTTAGAACGATTGTTTGCATGCCACTGAAATTTGGGGTGAGGGAATAG